One window of the Klebsiella oxytoca genome contains the following:
- the tatD gene encoding 3'-5' ssDNA/RNA exonuclease TatD, producing MGVMMFDIGVNLTSSQFSRDRDEVVSRAQAAGVSGMLLTGTNLHESAQAQKMARRYSGCWSTVGVHPHDSSSWNDSVAAEIYTLAREPEVVAVGECGLDFNRNFSTPQEQEAAFSAQLALAAELSMPVFLHCRDAHERFLDLLIPWLDKLPGAVVHCFTGSREEMRECVDHGLYIGITGWVCDERRGLALRELLGDIPAERLLIETDAPYLLPRDMHPKPSSRRNEPVYLPHILTSIAQWRGEEAQWLEEVTDANVRRLFDVRF from the coding sequence ATGGGGGTGATGATGTTTGATATTGGCGTAAATCTGACCAGTTCTCAGTTTTCACGCGATCGCGATGAGGTTGTTTCCCGTGCTCAGGCGGCGGGAGTCTCCGGAATGCTGTTAACGGGTACCAACCTGCATGAAAGCGCTCAGGCGCAGAAGATGGCGCGCCGTTATTCCGGATGCTGGTCAACCGTCGGAGTGCATCCCCATGACAGCAGCAGCTGGAACGACTCTGTCGCAGCAGAGATTTATACGCTGGCCCGTGAACCAGAGGTCGTTGCGGTGGGTGAGTGCGGGCTGGATTTTAATCGCAACTTTTCAACGCCTCAGGAACAAGAAGCGGCGTTCAGTGCCCAGCTGGCGCTGGCTGCGGAACTGTCGATGCCGGTATTTTTGCATTGCCGCGATGCGCACGAGCGCTTCCTGGATCTGCTTATCCCCTGGCTTGATAAACTCCCCGGAGCCGTGGTGCACTGCTTTACGGGTAGCCGCGAAGAGATGCGCGAATGCGTGGACCACGGTCTATATATTGGCATTACCGGCTGGGTATGCGATGAGCGTCGGGGGCTGGCGCTGCGAGAATTACTGGGCGATATCCCGGCCGAACGCCTGCTGATTGAGACCGATGCGCCGTATTTGCTACCGCGGGACATGCATCCAAAACCCTCTTCCCGCCGTAATGAGCCTGTGTATTTACCGCATATACTGACCAGTATCGCGCAATGGCGTGGGGAAGAGGCACAGTGGCTGGAAGAGGTTACTGATGCTAACGTCAGAAGACTCTTTGACGTGCGCTTTTAA
- the tatB gene encoding Sec-independent protein translocase protein TatB, with translation MFDIGFSELLLVFVIGLIVLGPQRLPVAVKTVVSWIRTLRSLAATVQNEITQELKLQEFQESLKKVEKASLDNLTPELKASMDELREAAESMKRSYSVHDPEKASDEANTIHNPVVKGSEEQRKDVTPATAEHQASAPAYAPENVAEEFPASQTDIPAAKAKVAVPVSEPSSPVSSDKQ, from the coding sequence GTGTTCGATATCGGTTTTAGTGAGCTGCTGCTGGTATTCGTGATTGGCCTTATCGTTTTGGGGCCACAGCGACTACCGGTTGCGGTAAAAACGGTAGTTAGCTGGATCCGTACGCTGCGGTCTCTGGCTGCTACCGTGCAAAATGAAATAACGCAGGAATTAAAACTGCAGGAGTTTCAGGAAAGCCTTAAAAAGGTGGAAAAAGCCAGCCTGGATAATCTGACGCCGGAGCTAAAAGCTTCAATGGATGAGCTACGGGAAGCGGCGGAATCTATGAAACGCTCTTATTCAGTCCACGATCCTGAAAAAGCCAGCGATGAAGCCAACACCATTCATAACCCGGTTGTAAAAGGGAGTGAAGAGCAGCGCAAGGACGTGACGCCCGCAACGGCTGAACATCAGGCCAGCGCGCCGGCTTATGCTCCTGAAAACGTAGCTGAAGAGTTCCCCGCTTCGCAGACTGATATTCCGGCAGCGAAAGCAAAAGTTGCCGTGCCAGTTTCTGAGCCCTCCTCCCCTGTATCGAGTGATAAACAGTAA
- the tatA gene encoding Sec-independent protein translocase subunit TatA, whose protein sequence is MGGISIWQLLIVVVIVVLLFGTKKLSSLGSDLGASIKGFKKAMSDDDKPEKSAPDADFAAKTLADKPDEANKDETKRHDKEQV, encoded by the coding sequence ATGGGTGGTATCAGTATTTGGCAGTTACTCATTGTTGTCGTCATCGTGGTTCTGCTTTTTGGGACAAAAAAGCTGAGCTCGCTCGGTTCGGACTTAGGGGCGTCAATTAAAGGCTTTAAAAAGGCCATGAGCGATGATGATAAACCGGAAAAATCCGCACCGGATGCAGATTTCGCGGCGAAGACTCTTGCCGACAAGCCGGATGAAGCAAATAAAGACGAGACTAAACGTCACGACAAAGAGCAGGTGTAA
- the fadA gene encoding acetyl-CoA C-acyltransferase FadA has protein sequence MEQVVIVDAVRTPMGRSKGGAFRHVRAEDLSAHLMRSLLSRNPSLEASAIDDIYWGCVQQTLEQGFNIARNAALLAEIPHSVPANTVNRLCGSSMQALHDATRMIMTGDASVCLIGGVEHMGHVPMSHGVDFHPGLSRNVAKAAGMMGLTAEMLARLHGISREMQDQFAARSHARAWAATQSGAFKTEIIPTGGHDADGVLKSYNYDEVIRPETTVEALAALRPAFDPVTGTVTAGTSSALSDGAAAMLLMSESRARELGLKPRARVRSMAVVGCDPSIMGYGPVPASKLALKKAGLSTSDIDVFEMNEAFAAQILPCIKDLGLMEQIDEKINLNGGAIALGHPLGCSGARISTTLINQMERKDAQFGLATMCIGLGQGIATVFERV, from the coding sequence ATGGAACAGGTTGTCATTGTCGATGCAGTTCGTACCCCGATGGGCCGTTCGAAGGGCGGCGCTTTTCGCCACGTGCGTGCGGAGGATCTCTCCGCACACCTGATGCGTAGCCTGCTTTCGCGCAATCCGTCTCTTGAGGCTAGCGCGATTGACGATATTTACTGGGGCTGCGTTCAGCAAACCCTTGAGCAGGGCTTCAACATTGCCCGCAACGCGGCGCTGCTGGCGGAAATCCCCCATTCGGTACCTGCTAATACGGTCAATCGGCTATGCGGTTCTTCCATGCAGGCGCTTCACGATGCGACGCGCATGATCATGACCGGCGATGCCAGCGTCTGCCTGATTGGCGGCGTTGAGCATATGGGCCACGTCCCGATGAGTCACGGCGTGGATTTCCATCCGGGACTGAGCCGCAACGTCGCTAAAGCCGCCGGCATGATGGGACTGACGGCAGAAATGCTGGCTCGCCTGCACGGCATCAGCCGGGAAATGCAGGATCAGTTCGCGGCCCGCTCACACGCTCGCGCCTGGGCCGCTACCCAATCCGGCGCGTTCAAGACAGAGATTATCCCGACCGGCGGTCACGATGCCGATGGCGTGCTGAAATCATACAACTATGATGAAGTTATTCGCCCGGAAACGACGGTAGAAGCGCTGGCCGCGCTAAGGCCAGCGTTCGATCCCGTCACCGGTACCGTGACGGCGGGAACCTCTTCTGCGCTTTCGGATGGCGCCGCAGCGATGCTGTTAATGAGCGAAAGCCGCGCCCGCGAGCTGGGTCTGAAGCCTCGCGCTCGCGTGCGTTCAATGGCGGTAGTCGGCTGCGATCCGTCAATTATGGGCTATGGCCCGGTTCCAGCGTCAAAACTGGCGCTGAAAAAGGCCGGTCTCTCGACCAGCGATATTGACGTATTCGAGATGAACGAGGCATTTGCCGCTCAGATCCTGCCGTGTATTAAAGATCTGGGACTGATGGAGCAGATAGACGAGAAGATCAACCTTAACGGCGGCGCGATCGCCCTGGGTCATCCGCTCGGCTGTTCCGGCGCGCGCATTAGCACCACGTTGATCAATCAAATGGAACGCAAAGATGCGCAGTTTGGTCTGGCGACCATGTGTATTGGTTTAGGTCAGGGCATCGCGACGGTATTCGAGCGGGTTTAA
- the fre gene encoding NAD(P)H-flavin reductase, producing MTTLSCKVTSVEAITDTVYRVRLVPEAAFSFRAGQYLMVVMDERDKRPFSMASMPSEQEFIELHIGASELNLYAMAVMDRILKEREIVVDMPHGEAWLREDEERPLILIAGGTGFSYVRSILLTALARNPNRDIAIYWGGREAKHLYDLAELEALSVQHPGLRVEPVVEQPEAEWRGRSGTVLTAVLQDYGSLGEHDIYIAGRFEMAKIARDLFCNERGAREDRLFGDAFAFI from the coding sequence ATGACAACCTTAAGCTGTAAAGTGACCTCGGTGGAGGCGATTACCGATACTGTGTATCGCGTTCGATTAGTGCCGGAAGCGGCGTTTTCCTTCCGTGCTGGTCAGTATCTGATGGTCGTGATGGACGAGCGCGATAAACGCCCATTCTCTATGGCTTCTATGCCGTCGGAACAGGAGTTTATCGAACTGCATATCGGTGCATCTGAACTTAACCTGTATGCGATGGCGGTGATGGATCGTATTCTGAAAGAGCGCGAAATCGTGGTCGATATGCCGCATGGCGAAGCCTGGCTGCGCGAAGATGAAGAACGTCCGCTGATTTTAATCGCCGGAGGAACGGGCTTCTCTTACGTCCGCTCGATTCTGCTTACCGCCCTGGCGCGCAATCCGAACCGCGATATTGCCATCTACTGGGGCGGACGCGAAGCGAAGCATCTCTATGATTTGGCAGAGCTGGAAGCGTTGAGCGTGCAGCATCCAGGTTTACGCGTGGAGCCCGTTGTTGAGCAGCCTGAAGCCGAATGGCGCGGTCGTAGCGGAACGGTGCTCACGGCGGTTCTGCAGGATTACGGTTCTCTGGGCGAGCATGATATTTATATTGCTGGCCGCTTCGAAATGGCGAAAATTGCCCGGGATCTGTTCTGCAACGAGCGCGGAGCACGAGAAGATCGCCTGTTTGGCGATGCCTTTGCGTTTATCTGA
- the ubiB gene encoding ubiquinone biosynthesis regulatory protein kinase UbiB, whose protein sequence is MTPGELRRLYFIIHTFLSYGLDELIPKMRITLPLRIWRRMLFWMPNRHKSRPLGERLRLALQELGPVWIKFGQMLSTRRDLFPPHIADQLAMLQDRVAPFDGLQAKKQIEQAMGGLPVEAWFDDFSVEPLASASIAQVHTARLKENGKEVVIKVIRPDIMPIIKADMKLIYRLARWVPRLLPDGRRLRPQEVVREYEKTLLDELNLLRESANAIQLRRNFEDSPMLYVPEVYSDYCSEGMMVMERIYGIPVSDVAALEAQGTNMKLLAERGVQVFFTQVFRDSFFHADMHPGNIFVSYNHPEDPQYIGIDCGIVGSLNKEDKRYLAENFIAFFNRDYRKVAELHVDSGWVPADTNVEEFEFAIRTVCEPIFEKPLAEISFGHVLLNLFNTARRFNMEVQPQLVLLQKTLLYVEGVGRQLYPQLDLWKTAKPFLESWIKEQVGIPALVRAFKEKAPFWIERMPEIPELVYQSLQQSKQLQNSVDTIVRDIHVRNVRQGQSRYLFGIGAVLLLSGTLLFIHRPEWGLMPGWLMAAGVVTWLIGWRKTN, encoded by the coding sequence ATGACGCCAGGAGAATTACGGCGCCTGTATTTCATCATCCACACCTTTTTGAGCTATGGGCTTGATGAGCTCATCCCTAAAATGCGCATTACGCTGCCGCTGCGGATCTGGCGGCGAATGCTGTTCTGGATGCCAAACCGCCATAAGAGCCGACCGCTGGGCGAGAGACTACGCCTTGCACTGCAGGAACTGGGGCCGGTATGGATTAAGTTTGGTCAGATGCTCTCGACCCGTCGTGACCTCTTTCCGCCCCACATTGCCGATCAGCTGGCCATGTTGCAGGATCGCGTCGCACCTTTTGACGGTCTGCAGGCAAAAAAGCAAATAGAGCAAGCTATGGGCGGTCTGCCGGTAGAAGCCTGGTTTGATGATTTCTCCGTTGAACCGCTCGCTTCCGCTTCCATCGCCCAGGTTCATACCGCGCGCCTGAAAGAGAACGGTAAAGAGGTGGTCATTAAGGTGATCCGCCCGGATATCATGCCCATTATCAAAGCGGATATGAAGCTTATCTACCGCCTTGCTCGCTGGGTGCCGCGTCTGCTGCCGGACGGCCGCCGCCTTCGTCCGCAGGAAGTGGTTCGCGAATATGAAAAAACGCTGCTGGATGAGCTCAACCTGCTGCGTGAATCGGCTAACGCTATTCAGCTTCGACGCAATTTTGAAGATAGCCCGATGCTGTATGTCCCTGAAGTCTACTCGGACTACTGCAGCGAAGGCATGATGGTAATGGAGCGAATTTACGGGATCCCGGTTTCCGACGTCGCCGCACTTGAGGCGCAGGGAACCAATATGAAGCTGCTGGCCGAGCGCGGCGTACAGGTCTTCTTCACCCAGGTTTTCCGCGACAGTTTCTTCCATGCCGATATGCATCCTGGCAATATTTTTGTCAGCTATAACCATCCGGAGGATCCGCAGTACATCGGCATTGACTGTGGTATTGTCGGCTCGCTGAATAAAGAAGATAAGCGTTATCTGGCGGAAAACTTCATTGCTTTCTTCAACCGCGATTACCGTAAAGTTGCGGAACTGCACGTCGATTCCGGCTGGGTACCCGCGGATACGAATGTTGAAGAGTTTGAATTCGCTATTCGTACCGTCTGTGAGCCTATTTTTGAAAAGCCGCTGGCGGAAATCTCGTTTGGTCATGTTTTGCTGAACCTGTTCAACACCGCGCGACGCTTCAATATGGAAGTGCAGCCGCAGCTGGTTCTGCTGCAGAAGACATTACTTTACGTAGAAGGAGTAGGTCGCCAGCTCTATCCTCAGTTAGACTTGTGGAAAACGGCGAAACCGTTTCTTGAGTCGTGGATTAAAGAGCAGGTCGGCATTCCGGCTCTGGTGCGTGCGTTTAAAGAAAAAGCGCCGTTCTGGATTGAGAGAATGCCGGAAATACCGGAGCTGGTGTACCAGAGCCTGCAGCAAAGTAAGCAGCTGCAGAATAGCGTTGATACCATTGTGCGGGACATCCATGTACGAAACGTGCGTCAGGGCCAATCCCGCTATCTTTTTGGTATAGGCGCGGTTTTATTGCTGAGTGGTACGCTGTTGTTTATCCACCGCCCGGAGTGGGGCTTGATGCCGGGCTGGCTGATGGCCGCTGGCGTCGTAACCTGGCTTATCGGTTGGCGAAAGACTAACTGA
- the rfaH gene encoding transcription/translation regulatory transformer protein RfaH, with amino-acid sequence MQAWYLLYCKRGQLERAQEHLERQAVNCLMPTIELEKIVRGKRAMVSEPLFPNYLFIEFDPEVIHTTTISATRGVNSFVRFGAMPAIVPSTVIHQLSIYKPEGITDPETPHEGDSVLITDGAFEGLQAIFTEPDGEARSMLLLNLLNKQVLQSVKNTDFYKI; translated from the coding sequence ATGCAAGCCTGGTACTTACTTTATTGCAAACGTGGGCAGCTCGAACGCGCCCAGGAACATCTCGAACGGCAGGCGGTTAATTGCCTGATGCCAACGATCGAACTGGAAAAAATCGTCCGCGGTAAACGCGCGATGGTTAGCGAGCCCCTGTTCCCAAACTATCTATTTATCGAGTTCGATCCGGAAGTGATTCATACCACAACCATCAGCGCAACGCGCGGTGTGAACAGCTTTGTGCGCTTCGGCGCGATGCCCGCTATCGTACCATCCACCGTCATCCATCAGCTCTCCATCTATAAACCGGAAGGTATTACCGACCCGGAGACGCCGCATGAAGGCGACAGCGTGCTGATAACCGATGGCGCGTTCGAAGGTCTGCAGGCTATCTTCACCGAACCGGATGGTGAAGCCCGCTCGATGCTGCTGCTGAACCTGCTTAACAAGCAGGTACTACAGAGCGTTAAAAATACTGACTTTTATAAAATCTGA
- the tatC gene encoding Sec-independent protein translocase subunit TatC, whose product MAVDDTQPLIAHLIELRKRLINSMLAILVIFLALVYFANDIYQLVSAPLIRQMPVGATMIATDVASPFFTPIKLTFMVSIILSVPVILYQVWAFVAPALYKHERRLVMPLLVSSTLLFYIGMAFAYFVVFPLAFGFLTHAAPEGVQVSTDIRSYLDFVMALFIAFGVSFEVPVAIVLLCWMGVTTPDDLRKKRPYVLVGAFVVGMLLTPPDVFSQTLLAIPMYCLFEVGVFFARFYSGKRLTRDEDAAAEEAQGKEE is encoded by the coding sequence ATGGCCGTAGATGATACTCAACCGCTAATTGCGCATCTGATCGAGCTGCGCAAGCGCTTGATCAACAGCATGCTTGCTATTCTGGTGATCTTCCTGGCATTGGTGTATTTCGCCAACGATATCTATCAGCTGGTCTCCGCACCGCTTATTCGGCAGATGCCGGTAGGTGCGACGATGATCGCTACGGATGTGGCCTCACCTTTCTTCACTCCGATCAAGCTGACGTTCATGGTATCGATAATTTTGTCGGTGCCGGTTATTTTGTATCAGGTATGGGCCTTTGTGGCGCCTGCGCTGTACAAACATGAACGTCGGCTGGTTATGCCGCTGCTGGTATCCAGTACCCTGCTGTTCTACATCGGTATGGCTTTTGCTTACTTTGTGGTTTTCCCGCTGGCGTTTGGTTTTCTGACCCACGCGGCGCCGGAGGGCGTACAGGTCTCTACTGATATACGCAGCTACCTTGACTTCGTCATGGCGCTGTTTATCGCATTTGGCGTCTCGTTCGAGGTCCCCGTGGCGATCGTGCTGCTGTGCTGGATGGGCGTAACAACTCCGGACGATCTGCGCAAGAAGCGTCCTTATGTGCTGGTTGGCGCATTCGTTGTCGGGATGCTGCTGACGCCGCCGGATGTGTTCTCGCAAACCCTGCTGGCGATTCCGATGTACTGTCTGTTTGAGGTCGGAGTCTTCTTTGCGCGATTCTACTCCGGTAAACGTCTGACGCGTGACGAGGATGCCGCAGCCGAAGAGGCGCAGGGCAAAGAAGAATAA
- the ubiD gene encoding 4-hydroxy-3-polyprenylbenzoate decarboxylase → MKYHDLREFLTLLEQQGELKRISLPVDPHLEITEIADRTLRAGGPALLFENPKGYSMPVLCNLFGTPRRVALGMGQEDVSSLREVGKLLAFLKEPEPPKGFRDLFDKLPQFKQVLNMPTKRLRGAPCQQKIIQGDDVDLSRIPIMTCWPEDAAPLITWGLTVTRGPHKERQNLGIYRQQLIGKNKLIMRWLSHRGGALDFQEWCAAHPGERFPVSVALGADPATILGAVTPVPDTLSEYAFAGLLRGTKTEVVKCISNDLEVPASAEIVLEGYIEAGEMAPEGPYGDHTGYYNEVDNFPVFTVTHITQREDAIYHSTYTGRPPDEPAVLGVALNEVFVPILQKQFPEIVDFYLPPEGCSYRMAVVTMKKQYAGHAKRVMMGVWSFLRQFMYTKFVIVCDDDVNARDWNDVIWAITTRMDPARDTVLVENTPIDYLDFASPVSGLGSKMGLDATNKWPGETQREWGRPIKKDPEVTARVDAIWDELAIFK, encoded by the coding sequence ATGAAATACCACGATCTACGCGAATTTCTGACATTACTGGAGCAGCAGGGGGAATTGAAACGGATTTCCCTGCCGGTCGATCCTCACCTGGAAATTACCGAAATTGCCGACCGTACTTTGCGTGCCGGCGGGCCGGCCTTGCTCTTTGAAAATCCTAAGGGCTACTCCATGCCGGTGTTATGTAATCTCTTCGGCACGCCGCGGCGAGTTGCGCTGGGGATGGGGCAGGAGGATGTCAGTTCTTTGCGCGAAGTGGGTAAGCTTCTGGCGTTTCTGAAAGAGCCGGAGCCGCCAAAGGGTTTCCGCGATCTGTTTGATAAGCTGCCGCAGTTTAAACAGGTACTGAATATGCCGACGAAGCGTCTGCGCGGAGCGCCATGTCAGCAGAAAATTATTCAGGGCGACGATGTTGATTTATCCCGCATTCCCATCATGACCTGCTGGCCGGAAGATGCCGCGCCGCTTATCACGTGGGGGCTGACGGTCACTCGTGGCCCGCATAAAGAGCGGCAAAATTTGGGTATTTATCGCCAGCAGTTGATTGGCAAGAATAAGCTGATTATGCGCTGGCTATCGCATCGCGGCGGCGCGCTGGACTTTCAGGAGTGGTGCGCAGCGCATCCTGGCGAGCGTTTCCCGGTCTCCGTCGCGCTGGGAGCCGATCCGGCAACGATCCTCGGCGCGGTGACGCCGGTTCCGGATACTCTCTCCGAATATGCATTTGCCGGGCTGCTACGCGGAACCAAAACCGAAGTCGTGAAGTGTATCTCGAACGATCTTGAAGTGCCTGCCAGCGCGGAAATCGTACTGGAAGGGTATATTGAGGCCGGGGAAATGGCACCGGAAGGGCCCTATGGCGACCATACTGGCTACTACAATGAAGTGGATAACTTCCCGGTCTTTACCGTTACGCACATTACCCAGCGTGAAGATGCGATTTATCACTCGACCTATACCGGACGCCCGCCTGATGAGCCTGCGGTGCTGGGAGTTGCGCTGAACGAAGTGTTCGTCCCCATTTTGCAAAAGCAGTTTCCTGAAATTGTTGATTTCTATTTGCCGCCTGAAGGTTGCTCCTACCGCATGGCAGTGGTCACTATGAAGAAACAATACGCCGGACATGCTAAACGCGTCATGATGGGCGTCTGGTCGTTCCTCCGTCAGTTCATGTACACCAAGTTTGTGATTGTTTGCGATGATGATGTCAACGCACGCGACTGGAATGACGTGATTTGGGCGATTACTACCCGTATGGACCCGGCGCGTGATACGGTACTGGTAGAAAATACGCCAATTGATTATCTGGATTTTGCCTCGCCGGTTTCCGGCTTGGGTTCAAAAATGGGGCTGGATGCCACAAATAAATGGCCTGGTGAGACCCAGCGCGAGTGGGGTCGTCCGATTAAGAAAGATCCCGAGGTGACGGCGCGCGTTGACGCCATCTGGGATGAGCTGGCCATCTTCAAATAA